A portion of the Calditrichota bacterium genome contains these proteins:
- a CDS encoding efflux RND transporter periplasmic adaptor subunit → MHKLNPYFRSIALILVGIAIGWGAFAFFQPKKSVQKNEERQSAPEEKSAQLYTCPMHPQVISKEPGECPICGMDLVPVKTGESSPGKASSSSKETSESGKKGKILYWKAPMDPTEIYDHPGKSKMGMDLVPVYERDVQKGGTITIDPVTVQNMGVRTAVVQKKDFSRTIRTVGIVAYNEKKISIVSTKISGWIDKLFVDYTGQLVKRGQPLLEIYSPDLVATQQEYLLALKNKEIVGASPFSEISKGAETLLEATRQRLKLWDISSAQVRALEKRGVVTRTMKLFAPENGFVVEKKAFQGDFVRAGMPLFKIADISTVWINATLYEKDLPWVKLGQQAQIEFDSYPNDPYTGTISYLYPYLNQKTRTLDVRITLANPGFKIKPNMYANVKLKTDVQKNALVIPSEAVVRSGEKNVVFVTLGEGKFQPREVKLGIENENEVQIVSGLLPGDEIVTSAQFLLDSESRLQEAIQKMLEVNKK, encoded by the coding sequence ATGCACAAATTAAATCCCTATTTTCGAAGCATTGCGCTTATTCTGGTTGGAATAGCGATTGGCTGGGGAGCATTTGCTTTTTTTCAGCCCAAAAAATCCGTGCAAAAAAACGAGGAGCGTCAATCTGCTCCGGAAGAAAAATCGGCACAGCTTTACACCTGTCCGATGCACCCGCAGGTCATTTCGAAGGAACCGGGGGAATGCCCGATTTGCGGAATGGATCTGGTTCCCGTCAAAACCGGCGAATCTTCACCCGGCAAGGCATCGTCTTCGTCGAAGGAAACATCGGAATCCGGGAAGAAGGGAAAAATTCTCTACTGGAAAGCGCCAATGGATCCCACGGAGATTTACGACCATCCCGGAAAGTCGAAAATGGGAATGGATTTGGTGCCGGTTTACGAGCGTGACGTGCAAAAAGGGGGAACCATTACCATTGACCCGGTAACCGTACAAAACATGGGCGTCCGCACAGCCGTTGTTCAGAAAAAGGATTTTAGCCGGACTATTCGAACGGTTGGAATTGTTGCGTACAATGAAAAGAAAATCAGCATTGTATCCACCAAAATTTCCGGATGGATTGACAAGCTTTTTGTGGATTACACCGGGCAGCTTGTGAAGAGAGGACAGCCTCTGCTGGAAATTTATTCTCCCGATCTGGTGGCAACCCAGCAGGAGTATTTGCTGGCCTTGAAGAACAAGGAGATCGTTGGAGCCAGTCCGTTTTCAGAAATTTCGAAAGGGGCTGAAACGCTTCTGGAGGCCACCCGCCAGCGACTGAAATTATGGGATATTTCAAGCGCCCAGGTTCGTGCCCTGGAGAAACGGGGCGTTGTGACCCGAACCATGAAACTTTTTGCGCCGGAAAATGGGTTTGTTGTGGAGAAGAAGGCGTTTCAGGGTGATTTTGTGCGGGCCGGAATGCCGCTTTTTAAAATTGCGGATATCTCTACCGTTTGGATCAATGCCACCCTGTATGAGAAAGATCTTCCCTGGGTGAAGCTGGGTCAGCAGGCGCAAATTGAATTCGATTCCTATCCAAATGACCCCTACACGGGGACTATTTCCTATCTGTATCCCTATCTCAATCAAAAAACGCGTACACTGGATGTGAGGATTACCCTGGCGAACCCCGGTTTTAAAATCAAGCCAAACATGTACGCCAACGTCAAACTGAAAACGGACGTGCAGAAAAATGCCCTGGTTATTCCTTCGGAAGCCGTGGTGCGTTCGGGGGAGAAAAATGTGGTGTTTGTTACCCTGGGTGAAGGCAAATTCCAGCCGAGGGAAGTGAAGCTGGGAATTGAAAACGAAAACGAGGTTCAGATCGTATCCGGTTTACTGCCCGGAGATGAAATTGTTACCTCGGCACAATTCCTGCTCGATTCTGAAAGCCGGTTGCAGGAAGCGATTCAAAAGATGCTGGAAGTCAACAAAAAGTGA